The Kineococcus rhizosphaerae genome has a window encoding:
- a CDS encoding ketopantoate reductase family protein: MDRTRIAVLGTGANGAAVAADLTLAGRDVTLIDQWPAHVEAMQRNGITIDDGQGSTVVPVRAHHLCDVAGMRDRFDVVLVVLKAYDTRWGVELVRNVLADDAIVVALQNGMTTADVSDVVGPHRTMGAVLEISSTLFTPGVVERHSPRERSWFAVGAVDDAARGREQQVAELLQHSGTVQVSREILSAKWMKLVLNAAELVPSALLDLSIADAARRPGMPELMVRAGLEAVAACRADGHRLVGIFGLDDPDEDVEGAGPEDYVRSLVDKLLADYVRPTTLSTVLQDWRRGRRCEVDQINGHVVDVLRAHGRAAPVNAAVVELAHRVEAGERARGPENLGPLLDLAGCPRPASVGGER; this comes from the coding sequence GTGGACAGGACCAGGATCGCCGTGCTCGGCACGGGCGCCAACGGAGCCGCGGTGGCGGCCGACCTGACGCTGGCCGGGCGCGACGTCACGCTGATCGACCAGTGGCCGGCGCACGTGGAGGCCATGCAGCGCAACGGCATCACGATCGACGACGGCCAGGGTTCGACGGTCGTCCCGGTGCGCGCCCACCACCTGTGCGACGTGGCCGGGATGCGGGACCGCTTCGACGTGGTCCTCGTCGTCCTGAAGGCCTACGACACCCGCTGGGGCGTCGAACTCGTCCGCAACGTGCTGGCCGACGACGCGATCGTCGTCGCGCTGCAGAACGGGATGACGACGGCCGACGTGTCCGACGTCGTCGGGCCCCACCGGACGATGGGGGCGGTCCTGGAGATCTCCTCGACGCTGTTCACCCCCGGCGTGGTCGAGCGCCACTCCCCGCGCGAACGCTCGTGGTTCGCCGTCGGCGCGGTCGACGACGCCGCCCGCGGGCGTGAGCAGCAGGTCGCGGAACTGCTGCAGCACTCCGGCACCGTGCAGGTCTCCCGGGAGATCCTCTCGGCGAAGTGGATGAAACTGGTGCTGAACGCGGCCGAACTCGTGCCCTCGGCCCTGCTGGACCTGTCGATCGCCGACGCGGCACGCCGACCCGGGATGCCCGAACTCATGGTCCGCGCGGGTCTGGAGGCCGTCGCCGCGTGCCGCGCCGACGGTCACCGACTGGTCGGTATCTTCGGTCTGGACGATCCTGACGAGGACGTCGAGGGCGCAGGACCGGAGGACTACGTGCGGAGCCTGGTGGACAAGCTGCTGGCGGACTACGTCCGTCCCACGACCCTGTCGACGGTCCTGCAGGACTGGCGCCGCGGTCGCCGGTGCGAGGTCGACCAGATCAACGGGCACGTCGTGGACGTCCTGCGCGCGCACGGGCGCGCGGCTCCCGTCAACGCGGCGGTGGTCGAGCTGGCCCACCGGGTCGAGGCGGGCGAACGGGCCCGCGGCCCGGAGAACCTCGGGCCGCTGCTCGACCTGGCCGGCTGCCCGCGCCCGGCGTCCGTGGGCGGTGAGCGGTGA
- a CDS encoding helix-turn-helix domain-containing protein: MTFDRVAEAIRAHRTAMGWSLRELGARTGVSASLLSQIETGKSQPSVTTLYALVNVLGLSLDEVLVDPPPHSDGHSGGRAAGAAAAPAAQDTAGPALPGAGSEFTRAVADLDQHDRPHWDTVMRPGLRPTLELESGVVWEKLADSSGSLVDSLLVTYQPGGSSSSSGKLSQHTGVEYAYLLEGELTLQLEFTRHVIHPGDSFSFDSSRPHLYRNETDRPARGVWFVLGRRTGALTPEALQALGLAPER; this comes from the coding sequence GTGACCTTCGACCGCGTCGCCGAGGCCATCCGCGCGCACCGGACGGCGATGGGCTGGAGCCTGCGCGAACTCGGCGCCCGGACCGGGGTGTCGGCCAGCCTGCTCTCGCAGATCGAGACCGGCAAGTCCCAGCCGTCGGTCACCACGCTCTACGCGCTCGTCAACGTGCTGGGTCTCTCGCTCGACGAGGTGCTCGTGGACCCGCCGCCGCACTCCGACGGGCACTCCGGCGGACGCGCGGCCGGGGCCGCTGCGGCGCCGGCCGCGCAGGACACCGCCGGCCCCGCGCTCCCCGGCGCGGGCTCGGAGTTCACGCGGGCCGTCGCGGACCTGGACCAGCACGACCGGCCGCACTGGGACACCGTCATGCGTCCGGGGCTGCGTCCCACGCTGGAGCTGGAGTCCGGGGTCGTCTGGGAGAAGCTGGCCGACTCGTCCGGTTCGCTGGTCGACAGCCTCCTCGTGACGTACCAGCCGGGCGGCAGCTCCTCCTCCAGCGGGAAGCTCAGCCAGCACACCGGCGTCGAGTACGCCTACCTGCTGGAGGGCGAGCTCACGCTGCAGCTGGAGTTCACCCGGCACGTGATCCACCCCGGTGACTCGTTCTCGTTCGACTCCTCGCGGCCGCACCTGTACCGCAACGAGACGGACCGGCCCGCGCGGGGGGTGTGGTTCGTCCTGGGTCGCCGGACCGGTGCCCTGACGCCGGAGGCGTTGCAGGCGCTCGGTCTCGCCCCGGAGCGCTGA
- a CDS encoding substrate-binding domain-containing protein, whose translation MHRYGSPTSRRHRRVSALAGTLLLGLAACGSTGSGDTAGGQAEASGQGTPLAGAPSWCGTKKITLALADGFGGNNWRQVTAAEARDEASKCPSVTDFSYADGQGNTQKAISDVQGFVAKGVDALVVFPDAGQAMLPALRSAHDAGVVTVPYRVDPGGRPGKDYDAFISTDFSKAGELWAQFLVKALPDGGTVLNLGGPAANSQSQAEYEGMQRVLKDHPDITFVGQTPYAVTNWDPAQTQRVVTAALATNPKIDAVTTDFGSALASAFGAFDQAGRPIPTIATEDSNQLACDYRDRKEAGKGFELFTVDSQNAMGRLAVQYAVAKASGGVLPDTTEFPQTAFEDSLSGQPHPVQCDDQLPPDAFVSSTLTPEQQIAALK comes from the coding sequence ATGCACCGCTACGGCTCGCCCACCTCCCGCCGGCACCGCCGGGTCTCCGCGCTCGCCGGCACCCTCCTGCTCGGGCTCGCGGCCTGCGGCTCGACCGGCAGCGGCGACACCGCCGGGGGCCAGGCGGAGGCCTCCGGTCAGGGCACGCCCCTGGCCGGTGCCCCGTCCTGGTGCGGCACGAAGAAGATCACCCTCGCTCTCGCCGACGGTTTCGGGGGGAACAACTGGCGTCAGGTGACGGCGGCCGAGGCGCGGGACGAGGCCTCGAAGTGCCCGAGCGTGACGGACTTCTCCTACGCGGACGGGCAGGGCAACACCCAGAAGGCGATCTCGGACGTCCAGGGTTTCGTCGCCAAGGGGGTTGACGCCCTGGTGGTGTTCCCGGACGCAGGACAGGCGATGCTGCCCGCCCTGCGCAGCGCGCACGACGCCGGGGTCGTCACGGTGCCGTACCGCGTCGATCCCGGTGGCCGGCCGGGCAAGGACTACGACGCCTTCATCAGCACCGACTTCAGCAAGGCCGGCGAGCTGTGGGCGCAGTTCCTGGTCAAGGCCCTGCCCGACGGGGGGACCGTGCTCAACCTGGGCGGGCCGGCGGCGAACTCCCAGAGCCAGGCCGAGTACGAGGGCATGCAGCGCGTCCTGAAGGACCACCCGGACATCACCTTCGTGGGCCAGACCCCCTACGCGGTGACGAACTGGGACCCGGCGCAGACGCAGCGGGTCGTGACGGCCGCGCTGGCCACCAACCCGAAGATCGACGCCGTCACGACGGACTTCGGGTCCGCGCTGGCCAGCGCCTTCGGGGCCTTCGACCAGGCGGGCCGGCCGATCCCCACCATCGCCACCGAGGACTCCAACCAGCTCGCGTGCGACTACCGGGACCGCAAGGAGGCGGGCAAGGGCTTCGAGCTGTTCACCGTCGACTCCCAGAACGCCATGGGGCGGCTGGCGGTGCAGTACGCGGTGGCCAAGGCCAGCGGCGGGGTCCTGCCCGACACCACCGAGTTCCCGCAGACCGCGTTCGAGGACTCCCTGTCGGGGCAGCCGCACCCCGTGCAGTGCGACGACCAGTTGCCGCCGGACGCCTTCGTGTCCAGCACGTTGACCCCGGAGCAGCAGATCGCCGCCCTGAAGTGA
- a CDS encoding SDR family oxidoreductase, translated as MDNHDARTTLVVGATGISGAAICRAARARGSQVLGVSRREPTVPGVQHVAADLLDDASVRGALEPLRPSTVHLTAWVRRDTEAENIETNSAVVRRILDALGPAGSVGHVALMTGLKHYLGPFEAYAQGKTPDTPFHEDEPRLDLPNFYYAQEDVLFEAAARYGFTWSVHRSHTVIGHAVGNAMNMALTIAVAASIARETGRPLVFPGSAAQWNGLTDVTDADVLADQMLWAASTPAAADQAFNIVNGDVFRWRWMWPRIAGWFGVEWEGWSGEDRPFQTRMAEAAGVWRDVASRHGLVEQDVERLASWWHTDSDLGRPMEVVTDMARSRAAGFTTYRSSWDSFRTQFERYRAERLIP; from the coding sequence ATGGACAACCACGACGCGCGGACCACGTTGGTCGTCGGCGCGACCGGGATCTCCGGAGCGGCGATCTGCCGCGCCGCCCGGGCCCGGGGCTCGCAGGTGCTCGGCGTCTCCCGACGCGAGCCCACCGTCCCCGGCGTGCAGCACGTGGCCGCCGACCTCCTCGACGACGCGTCGGTGCGCGGGGCGCTGGAACCGCTGCGCCCGTCCACCGTCCACCTGACCGCGTGGGTGCGCCGCGACACCGAAGCCGAGAACATCGAGACCAACTCCGCCGTCGTGCGCCGGATCCTCGACGCCCTCGGGCCCGCGGGCAGCGTCGGGCACGTGGCGCTCATGACCGGCCTGAAGCACTACCTCGGCCCGTTCGAGGCCTACGCCCAGGGGAAGACCCCGGACACGCCGTTCCACGAGGACGAACCCCGGCTCGACCTGCCGAACTTCTACTACGCCCAGGAGGACGTGCTCTTCGAGGCCGCCGCGCGGTACGGCTTCACGTGGAGCGTGCACCGCTCCCACACCGTGATCGGGCACGCGGTCGGCAACGCCATGAACATGGCGCTGACCATCGCGGTGGCGGCCTCGATCGCGCGGGAGACCGGCCGTCCGCTGGTCTTCCCGGGGTCCGCGGCGCAGTGGAACGGCCTGACCGACGTCACCGACGCCGACGTGCTCGCCGACCAGATGCTGTGGGCGGCAAGCACTCCGGCAGCCGCTGACCAGGCCTTCAACATCGTCAACGGTGACGTCTTCCGGTGGCGCTGGATGTGGCCGCGCATCGCCGGCTGGTTCGGTGTGGAGTGGGAGGGCTGGTCCGGTGAGGACCGCCCGTTCCAGACCCGGATGGCCGAGGCGGCCGGGGTGTGGCGCGACGTCGCCTCCCGTCACGGCCTGGTCGAGCAGGACGTGGAACGGCTCGCGAGCTGGTGGCACACCGACAGCGACCTGGGACGCCCCATGGAGGTCGTGACCGACATGGCCCGCAGCCGCGCCGCCGGGTTCACGACCTACCGGTCGTCCTGGGACTCCTTCCGGACCCAGTTCGAGCGGTACCGCGCCGAACGCCTGATCCCCTGA
- a CDS encoding GntR family transcriptional regulator, with protein MASSASEGNGVVSRRIAERLRELILDGHLQPGQRIVQDELAAEFGTSRLPVREALRILESSGLVRLRSSSGAWVTSMDTEAFDIAYKIRERIEPLALAESVPHLTDDDVVRLEELQAAIEDNDDVEVFLRLDRELHWLTYSRSTSAELTLLAERYWDTTQFYRRAFAMLAGQDRRWVINAEHRLLIDAVRRRDAESAEHVLAGHIKRTRIELMRHPDLFTS; from the coding sequence GTGGCGTCGTCCGCGTCCGAGGGCAACGGCGTGGTGAGCCGGCGCATCGCCGAACGGCTGCGCGAACTCATCCTCGACGGCCACCTGCAACCGGGGCAGCGCATCGTCCAGGACGAGCTCGCCGCGGAGTTCGGCACCAGCCGGCTCCCCGTCCGCGAGGCCCTGCGCATCCTGGAGAGCTCGGGGCTGGTCCGGCTGCGCTCGAGCAGTGGGGCGTGGGTCACCAGCATGGACACGGAGGCGTTCGACATCGCCTACAAGATCCGCGAACGCATCGAGCCCCTGGCCCTGGCCGAGAGCGTGCCCCACCTGACCGACGACGACGTCGTGCGCCTGGAGGAGTTGCAGGCGGCCATCGAGGACAACGACGACGTCGAGGTGTTCCTCCGGCTGGACCGTGAACTCCACTGGCTCACTTACAGCCGCAGCACGTCCGCCGAGCTGACCCTGCTGGCCGAACGGTACTGGGACACCACCCAGTTCTACCGCCGCGCCTTCGCGATGCTGGCCGGGCAGGACCGGCGGTGGGTGATCAACGCCGAGCACCGCCTGCTGATCGACGCCGTGCGCCGCCGGGACGCGGAGTCCGCCGAGCACGTCCTGGCGGGGCACATCAAGCGCACGCGCATCGAGCTGATGCGCCACCCCGACCTCTTCACCTCCTGA
- a CDS encoding VOC family protein, which produces MAPLTSLPGLRGLDHVGFTVPDLEQAREFLVDVLGCEYLYSLGPFAHQDDWMRTHMNVAPDTVMRELHFFRCGGAAVFEVFEYEARERREEPPLNSDVGGHHVALYVEDLDAAVAFLRGRPDVTVLGEPTTSRGPSAGQRWIYFLSPWGMQFELVSYPRGKAFDRQPPQERAEPRP; this is translated from the coding sequence ATGGCACCGCTCACCAGCCTGCCGGGACTGCGTGGCCTGGACCACGTCGGCTTCACCGTGCCCGACCTGGAGCAGGCCCGGGAGTTCCTCGTGGACGTGCTGGGCTGCGAGTACCTGTACTCGCTCGGGCCCTTCGCCCACCAGGACGACTGGATGCGCACCCACATGAACGTGGCTCCCGACACGGTCATGCGCGAACTGCACTTCTTCCGGTGCGGGGGCGCAGCCGTCTTCGAGGTCTTCGAGTACGAGGCCCGCGAGCGGCGCGAGGAACCCCCGCTCAACAGCGACGTCGGCGGCCACCACGTGGCCCTGTACGTGGAGGACCTCGACGCCGCCGTCGCGTTCCTGCGCGGGCGCCCGGACGTCACGGTGCTCGGAGAACCCACGACCAGCCGCGGTCCAAGCGCCGGGCAGCGCTGGATCTACTTCCTGTCCCCGTGGGGGATGCAGTTCGAGCTCGTCTCCTACCCCCGGGGCAAGGCCTTCGACCGGCAGCCACCGCAGGAGCGGGCCGAGCCGCGACCGTAG
- a CDS encoding alpha-ketoacid dehydrogenase subunit alpha/beta: MATSRPLGASAPWVELRTTDEDWDQVDGDVLLRMLGQLTWIRTFEQHVLDLAGQGLVHGPAHSSIGQEGGAVGSILGLRSDDQVNGSHRGHHQFLAKAFGHVAKTSPGSLPEITPEVRTVLERTLAEICGLARGYCRGRGGSMHLQWQEAGAMGTNAIVGGGVPQAAGFAWADRQAGTDAVSVTYFGDGAVNIGSVLETFNLAAAWKLPICFFIENNQYAVSTHVSEATGEPRLSARGPGFGIPSWRVDGMDPLAVHLATTQALEVMRNGGGPTLIEAEVYRFFHQNGPYPGSAFGYRGKDEERAWRERDPLQAVRRHVERRNLATAEEVDRAAADVEAVMTEIEAELLEPVPGGKPSQRRIRESEWPNRDFVDIGIRGDLSEFDGTRNEELDSYDGDTKQWKFIDAVAAVMDRRMSTDESIVVLGEDVHKLKGGTNGATRDLAQHHPGRVLGTPISENAFTGLGGGIALDGRYKPVVEFMYADFMWVAADQLFNQVARARHMFGGHSAVPFVLRSKLAAGTGYGSQHSMDPAGILTTSAGLRVVAPSSPFDYIGLMNSALTCQDPVVVLESVELYATQGPAPVDDLDYVLPVGRAALRRSGRELTVISYLGMVAKCLEAVERTGVDADVIDLRWLDRASIDWDTVEASVKATNNVLIVEEGALGTSYGGWLADEIQRRLFDWLDQPVQRVTGAEASPSISKVLERAAIAGVEEIVHKLEEIRPA; the protein is encoded by the coding sequence ATGGCCACGTCCCGACCGCTCGGCGCCTCGGCGCCCTGGGTGGAACTGCGCACCACCGACGAGGACTGGGACCAGGTGGACGGCGACGTCCTGCTGCGGATGCTGGGGCAGCTCACCTGGATCCGGACCTTCGAGCAGCACGTCCTGGACCTGGCCGGTCAGGGTCTGGTGCACGGTCCCGCGCACTCCAGCATCGGCCAGGAGGGCGGTGCCGTCGGCTCCATCCTGGGCCTGCGCAGCGACGACCAGGTCAACGGCTCGCACCGCGGGCACCACCAGTTCCTGGCCAAGGCGTTCGGGCACGTGGCGAAGACCTCCCCCGGATCGCTGCCGGAGATCACCCCGGAGGTCCGCACCGTCCTGGAGCGCACGCTCGCCGAGATCTGCGGGCTGGCCCGCGGGTACTGCCGCGGCCGCGGCGGGTCGATGCACCTGCAGTGGCAGGAGGCCGGCGCGATGGGCACGAACGCCATCGTCGGCGGCGGTGTTCCGCAGGCCGCGGGCTTCGCGTGGGCGGACAGGCAGGCCGGGACCGACGCCGTCTCCGTCACGTACTTCGGGGACGGTGCCGTCAACATCGGCTCCGTGCTCGAGACCTTCAACCTCGCCGCCGCCTGGAAGCTGCCGATCTGCTTCTTCATCGAGAACAACCAGTACGCCGTCTCGACGCACGTCAGCGAGGCCACCGGGGAACCGCGCCTGTCGGCCCGGGGCCCGGGTTTCGGGATCCCGAGCTGGCGCGTCGACGGCATGGACCCGCTCGCGGTGCACCTCGCCACGACCCAGGCCCTGGAAGTCATGCGCAACGGCGGCGGGCCCACCCTCATCGAGGCGGAGGTCTACCGCTTCTTCCACCAGAACGGCCCGTACCCCGGCAGCGCCTTCGGCTACCGCGGCAAGGACGAGGAACGCGCCTGGCGGGAACGGGACCCCCTGCAGGCCGTCCGCCGTCACGTGGAGCGCCGGAACCTGGCCACCGCGGAGGAGGTCGACCGGGCCGCGGCCGACGTCGAGGCAGTGATGACGGAGATAGAAGCCGAACTGCTGGAACCGGTCCCCGGCGGCAAACCGTCCCAGCGACGCATCCGGGAGTCCGAGTGGCCGAACCGCGACTTCGTCGACATCGGCATCCGCGGTGACCTCAGCGAGTTCGACGGGACGCGGAACGAGGAACTCGACTCCTACGACGGCGACACGAAGCAGTGGAAGTTCATCGACGCCGTGGCCGCCGTCATGGACCGGCGGATGAGCACCGACGAGTCGATCGTCGTGCTCGGCGAGGACGTGCATAAGCTCAAGGGCGGCACCAACGGCGCGACGCGCGACCTGGCCCAGCACCACCCGGGCCGGGTGCTGGGCACCCCCATCAGCGAGAACGCGTTCACCGGCCTCGGCGGCGGGATCGCCCTGGACGGGCGGTACAAACCGGTCGTCGAGTTCATGTACGCCGACTTCATGTGGGTCGCCGCCGACCAGTTGTTCAACCAGGTCGCCCGCGCGCGCCACATGTTCGGTGGTCACAGCGCCGTCCCCTTCGTGCTGCGCAGCAAACTGGCCGCCGGGACCGGGTACGGTTCCCAGCACTCGATGGACCCCGCCGGGATCCTGACGACGTCCGCGGGCCTGCGGGTCGTCGCCCCCAGCAGCCCGTTCGACTACATCGGCCTCATGAACTCGGCCCTCACCTGCCAGGACCCGGTGGTGGTCCTGGAGAGCGTGGAACTGTACGCGACGCAGGGACCGGCTCCCGTCGACGACCTGGACTACGTGCTGCCCGTCGGTCGCGCCGCCCTGCGGCGCAGCGGGCGGGAACTCACGGTCATCTCCTACCTGGGCATGGTCGCCAAGTGCCTCGAAGCCGTCGAGCGCACCGGGGTCGACGCCGACGTGATCGACCTGCGCTGGCTGGACCGGGCGAGCATCGACTGGGACACCGTCGAGGCCAGCGTCAAGGCGACGAACAACGTGCTCATCGTCGAGGAGGGGGCGCTCGGGACCTCCTACGGGGGGTGGCTCGCCGACGAGATCCAGCGCCGCCTCTTCGACTGGCTGGACCAGCCCGTCCAGCGCGTCACCGGGGCCGAGGCGTCCCCCAGCATCAGCAAGGTCCTCGAACGCGCCGCCATCGCCGGCGTCGAGGAGATCGTCCACAAGCTCGAGGAGATCCGGCCCGCATGA
- a CDS encoding dihydrolipoamide acetyltransferase family protein — protein sequence MPKLLNMPEVSTGATEAVVSEWLVPENGSVEAGDALVSIETDKAVVEIEAEEAVTVARVLAPAGATVEVGSPVALLLLPGDTVTDLDALLVELGAAPGTDPAPSAGEDSEDDADGEDDADGEDDPGTTTRVFASPLARKLLKDAGIGLDAVTGTGPGGRIVRRDVEQAIAASDGRAADPGTDGGSGPESLEGTSLTQAPPEADLERPVQASDTAPAVEDAGEGPTPSPDRPAREGAGATTQVPHSRLRRAVAARLTQSKREAPHFYVKGSVRLDALLALRSQVNDVSPTRVSINDFVVKAVGFASAAVPDVNVTWGEDAMTRHTSVDVGVAIASSRGLVTPVLRSVDSSTVSHVAATVKELAARAEAGKLAQRDLEGGTIAVTNLGMHGVEEFSAIINPPHAAILAVGAGQRRPVVSDDGEIVAATVMTVVLSVDHRAVDGALAAQWLRTFTGALEAPMTLLT from the coding sequence GTGCCCAAGCTCCTGAACATGCCCGAGGTCTCCACCGGGGCGACCGAGGCCGTCGTCTCGGAGTGGCTCGTCCCGGAGAACGGCAGCGTCGAAGCCGGCGACGCCCTGGTGAGCATCGAGACCGACAAGGCCGTCGTGGAGATCGAGGCCGAGGAGGCGGTCACGGTGGCCCGCGTCCTGGCCCCGGCCGGTGCCACCGTCGAGGTGGGGTCCCCGGTCGCCCTGCTGCTGCTCCCCGGGGACACCGTCACCGATCTCGACGCCCTGCTCGTGGAACTGGGGGCAGCTCCCGGCACCGACCCCGCCCCGTCCGCCGGGGAGGACAGTGAGGACGACGCAGACGGTGAGGACGACGCGGACGGTGAGGACGACCCGGGGACGACCACGCGCGTCTTCGCCAGCCCGCTGGCCCGCAAGCTCCTCAAGGACGCCGGGATCGGCCTGGACGCGGTCACGGGAACCGGGCCGGGCGGGCGGATCGTGCGCCGCGACGTCGAGCAGGCCATCGCCGCCTCGGACGGACGGGCGGCCGACCCCGGGACGGACGGGGGTTCGGGCCCGGAGAGCCTGGAGGGCACGAGCCTGACCCAGGCCCCGCCCGAGGCCGACCTGGAACGGCCCGTCCAGGCCAGCGACACCGCTCCTGCCGTCGAGGACGCCGGGGAAGGACCCACCCCGAGCCCGGACCGTCCCGCCCGCGAGGGCGCCGGCGCGACCACGCAGGTCCCGCACAGCCGCCTGCGCCGCGCCGTCGCCGCCCGGCTGACGCAGAGCAAGCGGGAGGCCCCGCACTTCTACGTGAAGGGATCCGTCCGGCTGGACGCCCTGCTCGCGCTGCGCAGCCAGGTGAACGACGTGAGCCCCACCCGGGTCTCGATCAACGACTTCGTCGTCAAGGCCGTCGGGTTCGCCTCGGCCGCGGTGCCCGACGTGAACGTCACCTGGGGCGAGGACGCGATGACCCGTCACACCTCCGTCGACGTCGGGGTCGCCATCGCCTCCTCCCGGGGCCTGGTGACACCGGTGCTGAGGTCGGTCGACTCCTCCACCGTCTCCCACGTCGCGGCGACGGTGAAGGAGCTGGCCGCGCGCGCCGAGGCCGGCAAGCTCGCCCAGCGCGACCTCGAGGGCGGGACCATCGCGGTGACGAACCTCGGCATGCACGGCGTGGAGGAGTTCTCCGCCATCATCAACCCGCCGCACGCGGCGATCCTGGCGGTGGGGGCGGGGCAGCGCCGACCCGTCGTGTCCGACGACGGCGAGATCGTCGCCGCGACCGTCATGACCGTCGTCCTGTCGGTGGACCACCGCGCCGTCGACGGTGCGCTCGCCGCGCAGTGGCTGCGCACGTTCACCGGTGCGCTCGAAGCGCCGATGACGCTCCTGACCTAG
- a CDS encoding SDR family oxidoreductase, which translates to MRIVIAGGTGQVGAPLAAALDEQGHEVVVTSRARGVDVLTGAGLGEALAGADAVVDVLNTGDLGDGAVGFFRETTERLLDAERRAGVGHHVLLSVVGADRATGHGYTLGKVAQEAAVRRGRVPFSIVRATQFHEHLPALADQLTSGGVVHAPRTLVEPVALQDVVDLLARTVTGAPSRTTVQIAGPQRFALDDLLRELLRARGDSREVRTVEGAVLADALDALVPHGPHLTGGRSWPASARA; encoded by the coding sequence GTGAGGATCGTCATCGCCGGAGGGACGGGACAGGTCGGCGCACCGCTGGCCGCGGCCCTGGACGAGCAGGGGCACGAGGTCGTGGTGACCTCCCGGGCCCGCGGAGTCGACGTCCTGACCGGGGCGGGACTGGGGGAGGCCCTCGCGGGGGCCGACGCCGTCGTCGACGTGCTGAACACCGGCGACCTGGGCGACGGGGCGGTCGGGTTCTTCCGGGAGACCACCGAGCGCCTGCTCGACGCGGAACGGCGCGCCGGGGTCGGCCACCACGTGCTGCTGTCCGTCGTCGGCGCCGACCGGGCGACGGGGCACGGCTACACGCTCGGCAAGGTCGCCCAGGAGGCCGCCGTGCGCCGGGGGCGGGTGCCGTTCTCGATCGTGCGCGCCACGCAGTTCCACGAGCACCTGCCGGCCCTGGCCGACCAGCTGACGTCCGGCGGCGTGGTGCATGCCCCCCGGACGCTGGTCGAACCGGTCGCGCTGCAGGACGTGGTGGACCTGCTGGCCCGCACGGTCACCGGCGCACCGTCCCGCACCACCGTGCAGATCGCCGGCCCGCAGCGGTTCGCCCTCGACGACCTGCTGCGCGAGCTCCTGCGGGCCCGCGGGGACTCCCGCGAGGTCCGCACCGTCGAGGGGGCCGTCCTCGCCGACGCCCTCGACGCCCTGGTCCCGCACGGACCCCACCTGACGGGTGGGCGCTCCTGGCCGGCCTCCGCCCGGGCCTGA
- a CDS encoding carbohydrate ABC transporter permease, which translates to MSQTESPRTAPTVTRRPSSKVARARQVQRVRPVTYVVLGLATLACVFPIYWMFVVSSVGSQAASQMPPRVIPGGNFLNLLKLVFDTIPFLRSLANSLVVAACIGVGQAFLCSLAGFAFAKLTFKGRDVLFLLLVLTMTVPAQLGVIPQYLIISKLGWVDTLQALIVPGLVSAFGIFWMRQHISATINDELLQAARMDGCNSWQIFTRIAFPVVRPAAAVLGLLGFVNSWNDFLWPFIVLKSPEHYTAQIAIKALQSNMSIDLGLAMAGSFLVTVPLLVLFAFFGKQMVSGIMDGAFKG; encoded by the coding sequence ATGAGCCAGACCGAGTCCCCCCGGACCGCGCCCACCGTCACCCGCCGGCCGTCCTCGAAGGTCGCCCGCGCCCGCCAGGTCCAGCGGGTCCGCCCGGTGACCTACGTGGTCCTGGGACTGGCCACGCTGGCCTGCGTCTTCCCGATCTACTGGATGTTCGTGGTGTCCTCGGTCGGGTCTCAGGCGGCCTCGCAGATGCCGCCCCGGGTCATCCCGGGAGGCAACTTCCTCAACCTCCTGAAGCTGGTCTTCGACACGATCCCGTTCCTGCGCTCGCTGGCGAACAGCCTGGTCGTGGCGGCCTGCATCGGGGTCGGGCAGGCGTTCCTGTGCTCGCTGGCCGGTTTCGCGTTCGCGAAGCTGACCTTCAAGGGCCGCGACGTGCTGTTCCTGCTGCTGGTGCTGACGATGACGGTCCCGGCCCAGCTCGGCGTCATCCCGCAGTACCTCATCATCTCCAAGCTCGGCTGGGTCGACACCCTCCAGGCCCTCATCGTCCCGGGGCTGGTGAGCGCGTTCGGCATCTTCTGGATGCGCCAGCACATCAGCGCCACGATCAACGACGAGCTCCTGCAGGCCGCCCGCATGGACGGCTGCAACTCGTGGCAGATCTTCACCCGCATCGCGTTCCCGGTGGTGCGCCCGGCGGCCGCGGTGCTCGGCCTGCTGGGCTTCGTGAACTCGTGGAACGACTTCCTCTGGCCCTTCATCGTCCTGAAGTCCCCCGAGCACTACACGGCTCAGATCGCCATCAAGGCCCTGCAGTCCAACATGTCCATCGACCTGGGGCTCGCGATGGCGGGGTCCTTCCTCGTCACCGTCCCGCTCCTGGTGCTGTTCGCCTTCTTCGGCAAGCAGATGGTCTCCGGGATCATGGACGGCGCGTTCAAGGGCTGA